One genomic window of Candidatus Trichorickettsia mobilis includes the following:
- a CDS encoding helix-turn-helix domain-containing protein, whose product MPLGFHDHDFIKMMKHEPHGRNRIRLLAMYHLQLGKSFKAISAIVKLHWKTVQSWLRRFRNHGFEGLFESQRSGAPRKINTLQKSALFDKINMLSESETGGI is encoded by the coding sequence TTGCCGCTAGGTTTTCATGATCATGATTTTATAAAAATGATGAAACATGAGCCGCATGGTCGGAATCGCATACGTTTATTGGCGATGTATCACCTTCAATTAGGCAAATCTTTTAAAGCCATATCTGCAATAGTGAAGTTGCACTGGAAAACCGTGCAATCATGGCTCAGAAGATTTAGAAATCATGGTTTTGAAGGTTTATTTGAATCACAAAGAAGCGGCGCTCCTAGGAAGATTAACACTCTACAAAAATCTGCTCTTTTTGATAAAATCAATATGCTCAGTGAAAGTGAAACTGGCGGTATATAA
- a CDS encoding cation:dicarboxylate symporter family transporter: protein MKKAKFLFFTILSIIIPIFCSGFIPQKFILFSYTLSITIKSLIITILPFIIFCFIFCSLINLNAKKAIRFVFLLIGCVFISNLLGILTGYFIGRSLTYFIDIPPLELSTARTTLQPLWHFGFKPLIANEQALISGFILGIICSIYPSQKIYTLSKILNNISTNILKYFFIPILPIFILGSMFKLQHDGLLTEALHIYGKILFIVVSAQILYLTMLYLIASKFQLSLFLQYIKNILPATLIGFSTSSSASSLPILVMASEKNLGNELAARIIVPASINIHTLGSALAITILCMTTISAFGMEVPKFSEFYIFALFYAVSKFAVAGVPGGVILVVAPLIESYLHFSGDMLALITGIYVLFDPFGTAANVTGNGAFAIIFNKISKKFRSSVEQ, encoded by the coding sequence ATGAAAAAAGCTAAATTCTTATTTTTTACAATATTATCTATAATAATACCAATATTTTGCAGTGGTTTTATTCCACAAAAATTTATATTATTTAGCTATACATTAAGTATTACCATTAAATCATTAATCATCACTATATTACCATTTATAATATTTTGTTTTATTTTTTGTTCTCTAATAAATTTAAATGCAAAAAAAGCCATAAGGTTTGTTTTCTTACTGATTGGTTGTGTTTTTATTTCTAACTTACTTGGCATATTAACTGGCTACTTTATTGGTAGATCATTGACCTACTTTATAGATATACCGCCTCTAGAATTATCGACAGCACGTACTACATTACAGCCACTTTGGCATTTCGGCTTTAAACCATTAATAGCTAATGAGCAAGCGCTAATTTCAGGCTTTATTTTAGGCATTATCTGCTCAATATATCCGTCTCAAAAGATATACACTCTCAGCAAAATATTAAACAATATTTCTACAAATATTTTAAAATATTTCTTTATACCAATTTTACCAATCTTTATCCTTGGCTCGATGTTTAAATTACAACATGATGGTTTATTAACAGAAGCGCTACATATATATGGTAAAATTTTATTTATTGTTGTTTCCGCTCAAATCTTATATTTAACCATGCTATATTTAATCGCCTCAAAATTTCAACTTTCTTTATTTTTGCAATATATCAAAAATATCCTGCCAGCAACTTTAATTGGTTTTAGTACTTCCTCAAGCGCTTCGTCTTTGCCTATTCTGGTGATGGCCTCAGAAAAAAATCTCGGTAATGAACTTGCGGCAAGAATTATTGTTCCAGCATCAATTAATATTCATACTTTAGGCAGCGCATTAGCAATAACCATTTTGTGCATGACTACCATTTCAGCCTTTGGTATGGAAGTTCCTAAATTTAGTGAATTTTATATTTTTGCGTTATTCTATGCAGTATCAAAATTTGCAGTTGCCGGAGTTCCAGGAGGAGTAATTCTAGTAGTAGCGCCATTAATTGAATCATATCTTCATTTTAGCGGAGATATGCTGGCTCTAATTACTGGAATCTATGTATTATTCGATCCTTTTGGCACTGCTGCAAATGTTACTGGGAACGGCGCCTTTGCTATTATTTTTAATAAGATTTCTAAAAAATTTAGAAGTTCAGTGGAGCAATAA
- a CDS encoding 3-oxoacid CoA-transferase subunit B, with protein MPWTKEQMCKIAADLELKNGSYVNLGIGIPTDVANYIPQGINVVFQSENGMLGMGPFPYPGEEDPDLINAGKQTVTALADSSYFDSATSFAMIRGAHLDLTILGALQVSQTGDLANWTIPGKMVKGMGGAMDLVANVKRIVVLMEHTAKDGSPKLVDKCNLPLTGARVVDRIITDLGIFDIINDEMHLIRKADGVTLDEIIAKTTATFVNRC; from the coding sequence ATGCCGTGGACTAAAGAACAAATGTGCAAAATAGCTGCAGATCTTGAATTAAAAAATGGTAGTTACGTTAATCTAGGTATTGGGATACCTACAGATGTTGCAAATTACATTCCTCAAGGTATAAACGTAGTCTTTCAAAGTGAAAATGGTATGCTTGGTATGGGACCATTCCCTTATCCAGGAGAAGAAGACCCAGATTTAATTAATGCTGGCAAACAAACCGTTACTGCCTTAGCTGATAGTAGTTACTTCGATAGCGCCACATCTTTTGCGATGATTAGAGGAGCTCACCTTGACCTTACTATTTTAGGAGCACTACAAGTATCTCAGACTGGAGATTTGGCTAATTGGACTATACCTGGTAAAATGGTTAAAGGTATGGGTGGAGCTATGGATTTAGTAGCTAATGTTAAACGTATCGTGGTGTTAATGGAACATACAGCTAAAGATGGTAGCCCAAAATTAGTCGATAAATGTAACTTACCTCTTACTGGAGCTCGTGTAGTAGATCGAATAATTACTGATTTAGGAATTTTTGATATTATTAACGATGAAATGCACTTGATTCGTAAGGCCGATGGAGTTACTTTGGATGAGATTATTGCAAAAACCACTGCTACTTTTGTAAATAGGTGTTAA
- a CDS encoding CoA transferase subunit A, whose product MNKIYTSADAALAGLLRNGMTIMAGGFGLCGIPENLISAILRTKVRDLTVISNNCGIDDFGLGLLLKNGQIKKMISSYVGENRIFEQNYLDGTLELELNPQGTLAERIRAGGAGIPAFYTKTGIGTIAEVGKEIRKFNGENYLMETALSADVAIIKGWKADKSGNVIYDKTARNFNPVMATAATMTLCEVEEIVEVGSLDPNNIHTPGIFIHRLILGEKYEKRIERITNRNR is encoded by the coding sequence ATGAATAAAATTTATACTTCTGCTGATGCAGCTCTTGCAGGCTTGTTACGCAACGGAATGACAATAATGGCTGGTGGCTTTGGCCTTTGTGGCATCCCTGAAAATCTAATTAGCGCCATATTACGTACCAAAGTCAGGGATTTAACTGTCATTAGCAATAATTGTGGCATCGATGATTTTGGACTCGGCTTACTGCTCAAGAATGGTCAAATAAAAAAAATGATCTCTTCTTACGTAGGAGAAAATCGGATTTTTGAACAAAATTACTTAGACGGTACTCTGGAATTAGAATTAAATCCTCAAGGTACTCTAGCAGAACGCATTAGAGCCGGCGGCGCCGGTATTCCAGCATTTTATACTAAAACCGGCATTGGTACTATCGCGGAAGTTGGGAAAGAAATACGTAAATTTAATGGTGAAAACTATTTAATGGAAACCGCTTTATCTGCGGACGTTGCGATTATCAAAGGATGGAAGGCTGATAAATCTGGAAATGTTATTTATGACAAGACTGCTAGAAATTTTAACCCAGTAATGGCTACCGCAGCAACAATGACATTATGTGAAGTGGAAGAAATAGTGGAAGTTGGCTCACTGGATCCTAATAACATTCACACCCCTGGTATTTTTATTCACAGGTTGATATTAGGTGAGAAATATGAAAAACGTATAGAACGCATTACCAACCGAAATAGGTAG
- a CDS encoding transposase, whose product MTTRIDYCQYLLSSQTNYTITNFADHVEGLSDDRVRRYLANAKLSPRLIWEHGKEEIIFSANGKLLFDDSVLDKSYSNNIDEVRYQYSGNAKEVIKGIGIVTCVYVNPEENKFWIIDYRIFNPDKDGLTKIDHVKEMLRNAHYSKKVAFNTVLMDSWYATTSILLQIETIGKYYYCPIKSNRLVDDSNGNKAYCRVDSLDWSTDDISNGKIIKIHKFPKDHKVKLFRVTVSTNRTDYVVTNDMAQNSLDAVQQEYGFRWKIEEFHREVKQVTGIEKCQCRIGRIQRNHIACAIMVWNCLKKAANAASSTVYQLKSGLLRNYLIQELKSPVVRFA is encoded by the coding sequence ATGACTACAAGAATAGATTATTGTCAGTATTTATTATCGAGCCAGACAAATTATACTATTACAAATTTTGCTGATCATGTAGAAGGTTTAAGCGACGACAGGGTCAGAAGATATCTAGCGAATGCTAAATTATCACCAAGATTAATATGGGAACACGGTAAAGAAGAGATTATCTTCAGCGCTAACGGCAAGTTGCTATTTGACGATAGCGTATTAGATAAAAGTTACTCGAATAATATAGATGAAGTCAGGTATCAATATAGCGGCAATGCCAAGGAAGTAATAAAAGGCATAGGTATTGTGACCTGTGTTTATGTTAATCCTGAAGAGAATAAGTTTTGGATAATAGATTATAGGATATTCAATCCCGATAAAGACGGTTTAACTAAAATAGATCACGTTAAAGAAATGCTGCGTAATGCTCATTATAGCAAAAAGGTTGCATTTAACACAGTACTTATGGATAGTTGGTATGCGACAACCTCGATTCTACTTCAAATAGAAACTATCGGTAAATATTACTATTGTCCTATCAAAAGTAATCGTTTAGTAGACGATAGCAACGGTAATAAGGCTTACTGTAGAGTTGATTCTTTGGATTGGAGTACTGATGATATTAGCAACGGTAAGATTATCAAGATTCATAAATTTCCTAAAGATCATAAAGTGAAATTATTCAGAGTAACTGTTTCTACCAACAGAACTGACTATGTCGTCACAAACGACATGGCTCAAAATTCGCTTGATGCTGTACAACAAGAGTATGGCTTCAGGTGGAAGATTGAGGAATTTCATCGTGAAGTCAAGCAAGTCACCGGTATTGAAAAGTGCCAATGTAGAATAGGAAGAATACAGAGAAATCATATAGCTTGCGCTATCATGGTCTGGAATTGTTTGAAAAAAGCTGCAAATGCTGCTTCTAGCACCGTATATCAGCTAAAGAGCGGGTTATTAAGGAACTATTTAATCCAGGAATTAAAGAGCCCTGTCGTGCGATTTGCGTAA
- a CDS encoding IS630 family transposase has product MLTELLPKNIDRCNVDIWSQDETRVGQQGSLTRIWAKRGTRPRKVRQQQFISTYIYGAACHDTGESFALILPYANTRAMNKFLEDLSLTTQSNRHIALLMDNAGWHTAKKLTVPSNITLIPLPPYAPELNAMEQVWEWIKNHFLSNQCYGAYEDIVTMACYAWNQLAQNVDLVKSIMYRDWINTPSGLTQIARQGSLIPGLNSSLITRSLADIRC; this is encoded by the coding sequence ATGTTAACAGAATTATTACCAAAAAATATCGATAGATGTAACGTTGATATATGGTCTCAGGATGAAACTCGAGTTGGGCAACAAGGTAGCTTAACTCGTATATGGGCTAAACGCGGCACTAGACCCCGTAAAGTTCGGCAACAGCAATTCATTTCAACATACATTTACGGAGCTGCTTGCCATGATACGGGAGAATCTTTTGCATTAATTTTACCATATGCCAACACACGGGCAATGAATAAATTCTTAGAAGACCTTTCTCTCACTACTCAAAGCAACCGACATATAGCTTTACTAATGGATAATGCAGGTTGGCACACAGCCAAAAAACTAACTGTTCCAAGCAATATCACTTTGATACCGCTTCCGCCTTATGCACCAGAACTTAATGCAATGGAACAAGTTTGGGAGTGGATCAAAAATCATTTCTTGTCTAACCAATGTTACGGTGCATATGAAGATATTGTCACTATGGCTTGTTACGCTTGGAATCAACTTGCTCAGAATGTAGATTTAGTAAAATCAATTATGTATAGAGACTGGATAAATACACCGTCAGGACTTACGCAAATCGCACGACAGGGCTCTTTAATTCCTGGATTAAATAGTTCCTTAATAACCCGCTCTTTAGCTGATATACGGTGCTAG
- the pgsA gene encoding CDP-diacylglycerol--glycerol-3-phosphate 3-phosphatidyltransferase, translating to MSIDKNLPNYLTVARIVIIPIIVLTFYFEDAKFAHRVGALLFIFASITDFFDGYLARKFHLISSFGKMFDPIADKLLVGCVIVMLVKKGRAGEIPCLLILAREFVVAGLREFLAQVRISVPVSRLAKIKTFVQMFALSILILGSRGSGIECLDTLGQISLWVAALLTVITGFSYLKACSKYF from the coding sequence ATGAGTATTGATAAAAATTTACCAAATTATCTTACAGTAGCAAGAATTGTTATTATTCCAATTATTGTACTTACTTTTTATTTTGAGGATGCTAAATTCGCTCATAGAGTAGGAGCCTTATTATTTATTTTTGCGAGTATCACTGATTTTTTTGACGGTTATTTGGCGCGTAAATTTCATTTAATATCAAGTTTTGGAAAAATGTTTGATCCAATAGCGGATAAACTATTGGTTGGTTGTGTAATTGTAATGCTAGTAAAAAAAGGGCGTGCCGGAGAAATTCCTTGTTTGCTGATTTTGGCACGTGAATTTGTAGTAGCGGGTTTACGAGAATTTTTAGCTCAAGTTCGAATCAGTGTACCAGTATCCAGGCTTGCTAAAATCAAGACATTTGTCCAAATGTTTGCGCTAAGCATATTAATTCTTGGTTCTCGTGGATCTGGTATCGAATGTTTAGATACATTGGGTCAAATATCATTATGGGTAGCAGCTTTGCTTACAGTAATTACTGGGTTTTCATATTTAAAGGCTTGTAGTAAGTATTTTTAG
- a CDS encoding NAD-dependent succinate-semialdehyde dehydrogenase, with the protein MELLNFINGKNYIAGNWVKVVDQLSVINPATGEAIATVPNLTDELVLAAVDNSVAGFSIWSQMTVEQRAKILRSWHQLVLEHITELTYIVTIENGKILEDAKREILYGAAFIEWFTDIIGQVSGAIIHGNNFRHKVITEYEPVGPVAAITPWNFPSAMVARKLAPALAAGCSVILKPSGLTPLSALALVKLAADAGLPAGVVNVITGDSNKIGKIITQDFRIRKLSFTGSTEVGKKLYQDCAGTIKRLSLELGGNAPFIIFADADLEKAATDLITAKIRSGGQSCVSPNRVFVEEAIYDQFIAILVGKFAALKVGNGIESTSDIGPLINAKAVEKILALLSDATDVGAKIICGGKALKNFLDPTIVVDCNEQMKIFHTEIFGPVIACYKFKTIEQVIELANKTEYGLQSYIYSSKLEIIHKMSAQLDFGMVSINSPLPTNAKAAFAGRKASGFGIEGSRDGIFEYLNTKYVNLTI; encoded by the coding sequence ATGGAATTGTTAAATTTTATTAATGGTAAAAATTATATTGCAGGGAACTGGGTAAAAGTAGTTGATCAATTGTCAGTAATTAATCCAGCAACTGGAGAAGCCATTGCTACTGTTCCAAATTTAACAGATGAGCTGGTATTGGCAGCTGTTGATAATAGTGTTGCGGGTTTTAGTATTTGGTCACAAATGACTGTCGAGCAAAGAGCAAAGATTTTACGATCATGGCATCAGCTGGTGCTTGAGCATATCACAGAGCTGACTTATATTGTAACCATTGAGAATGGTAAAATATTGGAAGATGCAAAACGTGAAATATTATATGGCGCAGCTTTTATTGAGTGGTTTACTGATATAATAGGTCAGGTAAGTGGCGCAATCATTCATGGTAATAATTTTAGACATAAAGTAATTACTGAATATGAGCCAGTTGGACCTGTGGCTGCCATCACTCCATGGAATTTTCCAAGTGCTATGGTTGCCAGAAAATTAGCACCAGCTCTGGCTGCTGGCTGTAGCGTCATTTTAAAACCTTCTGGACTTACTCCACTATCGGCTTTGGCGTTAGTAAAATTAGCAGCTGATGCCGGTTTGCCGGCTGGAGTAGTCAACGTTATTACCGGAGATTCCAATAAAATTGGTAAGATTATTACTCAAGATTTTCGTATTAGAAAATTATCTTTTACCGGTTCAACAGAAGTAGGGAAAAAGCTTTATCAGGATTGTGCCGGTACGATCAAGCGTTTATCATTAGAATTAGGAGGAAATGCACCATTCATAATATTTGCTGATGCTGATTTAGAAAAAGCAGCTACCGATTTAATTACTGCAAAAATACGTAGTGGAGGGCAGTCTTGCGTTTCTCCTAACCGAGTTTTTGTTGAGGAGGCAATTTATGATCAATTCATTGCAATTCTAGTAGGTAAATTCGCTGCTTTAAAAGTAGGTAATGGTATAGAAAGCACCTCTGATATTGGTCCATTAATTAATGCTAAAGCAGTAGAAAAGATTTTAGCTTTATTAAGTGATGCGACTGATGTTGGAGCAAAAATTATTTGTGGTGGCAAGGCTTTAAAGAATTTTTTAGATCCAACTATAGTAGTAGATTGTAATGAGCAGATGAAAATTTTTCATACTGAAATTTTTGGTCCGGTAATTGCTTGCTATAAATTTAAAACAATTGAACAGGTGATAGAGTTAGCTAATAAAACTGAATATGGTCTACAATCTTATATATACTCCTCTAAGCTTGAGATTATTCATAAAATGTCGGCGCAATTAGATTTTGGCATGGTGTCAATTAATTCACCACTGCCGACCAATGCGAAAGCAGCTTTTGCAGGGCGCAAGGCCTCCGGTTTTGGTATTGAAGGCTCTAGAGATGGAATATTTGAGTATTTAAATACTAAATATGTGAATCTAACGATCTAA